One window from the genome of Yarrowia lipolytica chromosome 1B, complete sequence encodes:
- a CDS encoding uncharacterized protein (Compare to YALI0B02420g, weakly similar to uniprot|P36156 Saccharomyces cerevisiae YKR076w ECM4 involved in cell wall biogenesis and architecture), which translates to MLRGPFSLGLFVVLVITDFTNVYPHSHMSLLPPPHTSDTMKQITRQTKNLHLYVSRGCPFAHRALIMRDLHKLDNISVDVVDPVLGDKGWVFSPSKEGCTKDTIYGLDTLRQVYEKVDPGYSGSITVPLLIDTHSNKLVSNESAQIAEMMDGEFDKRVKKSTDFVHKNITLAVYKVGFSKDQTAYNGAIKELFSALKKVEKDLRDSKYLAGDSLTAADVFLYTSIVRFDPVYVQRFKCNVGMIRHNFPWIHLWLRHLYWQVPAFRDTTDFSHIKQLYYDKGPESIIPAGPVPDIEKLEE; encoded by the coding sequence ATGTTACGTGGGCCGTTTTCTCTTGGTCTCTTTGTCGTATTAGTAATCACCGACTTTACCAACGTTTATCCTCATTCTCAcatgtctcttcttccacctccCCATACTTCTGATACCATGAAACAAATAACCAGACAAACTAAAAACTTGCACCTATATGTTTCTCGAGGATGCCCGTTCGCCCACCGAGCTTTGATTATGCGCGATCTGCACAAGCTGGACAATATCAGTGTCGATGTTGTGGACCCAGTCTTGGGAGACAAGGGGTGGGTGTTCTCGCCCTCGAAGGAAGGGTGTACTAAAGACACAATCTATGGGCTCGACACGCTCCGTCAAGTGTACGAAAAGGTCGACCCTGGCTACTCAGGATCCATTACCGTCCCTCTATTGATTGACACTCACTCGAACAAGTTGGTCAGCAATGAGTCAGCCCAGATTGCCGAGATGATGGACGGCGAGTTTGACAAACGGGTCAAGAAGAGTACCGACTTTGTCCACAAAAACATCACTCTTGCCGTGTACAAGGTGGGCTTCTCTAAGGACCAGACCGCTTACAATGGAGCGATCAAGGAGCTGTTCTCGGCTTTGAAAAAAGTCGAGAAGGATCTGAGAGACAGCAAGTATCTCGCTGGAGACAGTCTGACAGCAGCCGATGTGTTTCTGTACACTTCGATTGTCAGATTCGATCCGGTCTATGTGCAACGGTTCAAGTGCAACGTTGGCATGATCCGCCATAACTTCCCCTGGATCCATCTTTGGCTGAGACACCTGTACTGGCAGGTTCCAGCATTCCGAGACACAACTGATTTTTCGCACATTAAACAGTTGTATTACGACAAGGGTCCAGAAAGCATTATCCCTGCTGGTCCGGTCCCAGATATCGAGAAACTCGAAGAGTGA